GTCGCCGTCGCCGAAGACAAGCTGCTCACCGTCCCAGAAGGCGTTGTCGTAGGACTGTCCGTAGTGCACCGTCACCGTGACGCCGCTGCCTGCTCCGTCGATGCCGCTGCGCCCGAACACGGTGTGGAACAGCTCGTGCACGACACCGGTGCTGTCGTACGCCTCGTCGACCGCGACGTCGCCCGTGGGCGGGTCGGTGTCGCCACGGGCCCTGTCACCGGGCAGACGCGTGCTGCCGGCCGCGGTGAAGATCGTCTTCGTGCCGTCGGCGTCGGTGGGCTGCGGCGCGGCCGAGGGCGCAGTGGCGCGGCGCTCGCGGAGCTGAGCGTCGAGGGACCGCGTGTCGGTGAGGTAGCGGTCGCCGCTGGAGTCGGCGACACGCTCGAGCAGGTACGGAGGGACGAACTGGCAGCTCATCCGTCCTGTCTACCGCTCAGCACCGACACCGTCGACTCGTACGCGCGGCCGACGCGGGCTCAGATCAGGCGACGGTCGCTGGCCCAGCGGGTCAGCTCGTGGCGGCTCGACAGCTGGAGCTTGCGCAGCACCGACGACACGTGGGTCTCGACGGTCTTCACCGAGATGAAGAGCTCCTTCGCGACCTCCTTGTAGGCGTAGCCGCGCGCGATCAGCCGCATCACCTCGCGTTCGCGCTCGGTGAGCCGGTCGAGGTCGGAGTCGACCTGCGCGACCTCGATCGTCCCCGCGAACGCGTCGAGAACGAACCCGGCGAGCCGGGGCGAGAACACGGCGTCGCCCCCGGAGACCCGCCGGATCGCGTCGACCAGCTCGTCGCCGGTGATGTTCTTGGTGACGTAGCCACGGGCACCGGCGCGGATCACGCCGATGACGTCCTCGGCCGCGTCGCTGACCGACAGGGCGAGGAACTTGGTGTCGGGGTAGCGCGTCGCGACCCGCCGCAGGACCTCGGCGCCACCGCCGCCCGGCAGGTGGACGTCGAGCAGCACGACGTCGGGGCGGTGCTCCTCCACCGCCCGGACCGCCTCGTCGACGTCACCGGCCTCGGCGACGATCCGGACCGTGCTCCCCAGCTCGGCGCGCACGCCGGTCCGGAACATCGTGTGGTCGTCGACGAGGACGACCGCGAGGTCCCGTGGGCTGGCAGCGTTCGTCGTGCTGGTCACGAGGCTCCTCCTTCGGCGCCGTCCGGCGCGGTGTCGCGTACGCCGTCGGGTGACGGCTCGCGGACGAGCGGGAGCGCGAGGCGGACCTCGGTGCCCTCCCCCGGTGCCGAGCGTACGTCGACCGTCCCCCGGTGGCGCTTCATCCGCTCCACGAGGGACCGCCGGATGCCGAGACGGTCCTCGGGCACCTGCTCGGGGTCGAAGCCCACACCCCGGTCGCGGACGAACACCTCCGCAGCGGCGCCGGCGACCTCGACGTACACGTCGATGCGGTCGGCCCCGGAGTGCTTCGCGGCATTCGTCATCGCCTCGCGGGCGGCCGCGCGGAGGGCGTCGACGTCGGGGTCCGGGTCGGTGTCGCCGACGCCGACGACCTCGATCGGGATCCGGTACGTCGTCTCGATCTCGGCCGCGTCGGCGACCAGGCCGGACCGCAGCGTCGCGTCGTCGGGCGTCCGGTCGCCGTACAGCCAGTCGCGCAGCTCGCGTTCCTGACGCCGGGCCAGGGTCGCCACCTGGGCCGGGTCGCTCGCGTTCTTCTGCAGCAGCGCGAGGGTCTGGAGCACGGAGTCGTGCAGGTGGGCCGCCACGTCGGCGCGCTCCTGCGACCGCACCCGCTCGCGACGCTCCGTCGCGAGGTCGCTGAGCAGTC
Above is a genomic segment from Mumia sp. Pv4-285 containing:
- a CDS encoding LuxR C-terminal-related transcriptional regulator, with translation MFRTGVRAELGSTVRIVAEAGDVDEAVRAVEEHRPDVVLLDVHLPGGGGAEVLRRVATRYPDTKFLALSVSDAAEDVIGVIRAGARGYVTKNITGDELVDAIRRVSGGDAVFSPRLAGFVLDAFAGTIEVAQVDSDLDRLTEREREVMRLIARGYAYKEVAKELFISVKTVETHVSSVLRKLQLSSRHELTRWASDRRLI
- a CDS encoding PspC domain-containing protein, with the protein product MTATPPRRLYRSPSPRVLGGVAQGLADHLGVPVLWVRLVFVVSTVFQLAGVLAYVAFWVFVPLGTAAESPGLASATRRGLRDGTVEEESPASNRTTLQTAALVVLGIGIVWFVVGSDTVSSLVFPAVLAIAGFALIWRQADDRSLERWVRVTSGWQAVIRTAAGTMLVLIAYGVFVAQLGGGLQSAAQLLAALVVAVAGAGLLLGPWVVRLLSDLATERRERVRSQERADVAAHLHDSVLQTLALLQKNASDPAQVATLARRQERELRDWLYGDRTPDDATLRSGLVADAAEIETTYRIPIEVVGVGDTDPDPDVDALRAAAREAMTNAAKHSGADRIDVYVEVAGAAAEVFVRDRGVGFDPEQVPEDRLGIRRSLVERMKRHRGTVDVRSAPGEGTEVRLALPLVREPSPDGVRDTAPDGAEGGAS